Proteins encoded by one window of Campylobacter concisus:
- a CDS encoding isoleucyl-tRNA synthetase has product MKILNAFFTGIIFVLAPIFTLFVGIYNNYFSYYGISEYFNVIFVDNVPFLWLLPVFFIFGYCFFYAPFRKIFRAFYLVLLIVCAFSWYPDFGRTLGENYFMSKSLSLDISSNLENEQKTDGKILYDGRREIYFLRSDNNKVVKISK; this is encoded by the coding sequence ATGAAAATTTTAAATGCTTTTTTTACGGGTATTATATTTGTCCTTGCTCCTATTTTTACGTTATTTGTTGGAATTTACAACAACTACTTTTCTTACTATGGCATAAGCGAGTATTTTAATGTTATTTTTGTTGATAATGTGCCTTTCTTATGGCTTTTGCCCGTATTTTTTATATTTGGGTATTGCTTTTTTTACGCGCCTTTTAGAAAAATTTTTAGAGCCTTTTATTTAGTTTTGTTGATAGTTTGTGCTTTTAGTTGGTATCCTGACTTTGGACGCACTTTAGGAGAGAATTATTTTATGAGTAAATCGCTATCTTTAGATATCTCATCAAATTTAGAAAATGAGCAAAAGACTGATGGAAAGATACTTTATGATGGACGAAGAGAAATTTATTTTTTAAGAAGCGATAATAATAAAGTCGTTAAAATTTCAAAGTAA
- the carB gene encoding carbamoyl-phosphate synthase large subunit, which produces MPKRTDINTILLIGSGPIVIGQACEFDYSGTQAAKTLKELGYRVVLINSNPATIMTDPNFADATYIEPITKESILKIIEKENIDAILPTMGGQVALNAAMEVFESGLLKDVKFLGANPEAIKKGEDRQIFKATMQKIGMDLPESRYAYNMDDALNAANEIGFPLIIRASYTLGGAGSGVAYNMDEFKELANTGLDASPIHEILIEESLLGWKEYEMEVIRDRNDNCIIVCSIENFDPMGVHTGDSITVAPALTLTDKEYQAMRDASFAILREIGVDTGGSNVQFAIDPKTGRMIVIEMNPRVSRSSALASKATGYPIAKVATLLAVGFSLDEIKNDITGTPASFEPVIDYIVTKIPRFTFEKFPGSNPYLGTAMKSVGEVMAIGRTFKESIQKALCSLERDLCGFNSLSLEKNALIYGIRNANERRILYLAQAFRDGFSVAEVHEFSKIDPWFLEQIYEIVKFEDKIDMDILNNEELLREAKSMGFSDKMIAVLINEKDDLELSQNDIYFARQKLGIELEYNEVDTCAGEFKALTPYLYSTTNITKIPKKELAKDAKKVMIIGGGPNRIGQGIEFDYCCVHASYALRDLGIKTIMYNCNPETVSTDYDTSDILYFEPIDFEHVRSVIEREKPDGVIVHFGGQTPLKFAKRLSVIGAKIIGTTARVIDVAEDRKKFSEFINKIGVLQPKNDTATSLEEALQKAATIGYPVLVRPSYVLGGRAMRRVHNESELKEYMSEAVKVSNHSPVLLDKFLQDAKELDVDAICDGKEVYIGAIMEHIEEAGIHSGDSACILPPMSLSDGMIKKVEKQTRDIALNLGVVGLMNIQFAIYENELYMIEVNPRASRTVPFVSKATGVPMAKVATRVMWQGNLREALKFYDDYKVVYEDGDILKPRVSSHICVKECVLPFNKLSGADLILGPEMKSTGEVMGISHDFASSFAKSQIAASNTLPSKGRVFLTLADADKSYAPDLARELIALGFSIIATGGTHKILSEAGVEAEFVYKISEGRPNVEDRLKNGDIALVINTSDTKSSVDDGKKIRQNVLRFKIPYFTTIRAALAAAKSLSAVQTGKALEVKSLQEYLSKK; this is translated from the coding sequence ATGCCAAAAAGAACAGATATAAATACCATTTTGCTAATCGGCTCAGGCCCTATCGTCATCGGTCAAGCCTGCGAATTTGACTACTCAGGCACGCAAGCAGCCAAGACGCTAAAAGAGCTTGGATACCGCGTAGTGCTTATCAACTCAAACCCAGCCACCATCATGACTGACCCAAATTTTGCCGATGCAACGTATATAGAGCCGATCACAAAAGAGAGCATTTTAAAGATCATCGAAAAAGAAAATATTGATGCCATCTTGCCAACGATGGGTGGTCAAGTAGCACTAAATGCCGCTATGGAGGTCTTTGAGAGCGGACTTTTAAAGGACGTAAAATTTCTTGGTGCAAACCCAGAAGCGATAAAAAAGGGTGAAGATAGACAAATTTTTAAAGCGACCATGCAAAAGATCGGCATGGACTTGCCTGAGAGTAGATATGCTTATAACATGGACGACGCGCTAAATGCGGCAAATGAGATAGGCTTTCCGCTCATCATAAGAGCTAGCTATACGCTTGGTGGTGCAGGAAGTGGCGTGGCTTATAATATGGACGAGTTTAAAGAGCTAGCCAACACTGGCCTTGACGCAAGCCCGATACATGAAATTTTGATAGAAGAGAGCTTGCTTGGCTGGAAAGAGTACGAGATGGAGGTTATCAGAGATAGAAACGATAACTGCATCATCGTCTGCTCGATCGAAAATTTTGACCCAATGGGCGTGCATACGGGCGATAGTATCACGGTTGCACCAGCTTTAACGCTAACAGATAAAGAGTATCAGGCTATGCGTGATGCAAGCTTTGCTATACTTCGTGAGATCGGCGTTGATACTGGCGGCAGCAATGTGCAGTTTGCCATAGATCCAAAAACGGGCCGCATGATCGTTATCGAGATGAATCCACGCGTTAGCCGAAGCTCAGCGCTAGCGAGTAAGGCTACTGGCTATCCGATCGCAAAGGTCGCGACACTGCTCGCAGTTGGTTTTAGCCTAGATGAGATCAAAAACGACATAACTGGCACGCCTGCTAGCTTTGAGCCGGTGATCGACTACATTGTGACAAAAATTCCTCGCTTTACATTTGAGAAATTTCCAGGATCAAACCCATATCTAGGCACCGCGATGAAGTCAGTTGGCGAGGTCATGGCGATTGGTAGGACATTTAAAGAGAGCATCCAAAAGGCGCTTTGCAGTCTAGAGCGCGATCTTTGCGGATTTAACAGCCTTAGCCTAGAGAAAAACGCTTTGATTTATGGCATCAGAAATGCAAATGAGAGAAGAATTTTATATCTAGCGCAAGCCTTTAGAGATGGCTTTAGCGTGGCTGAGGTGCATGAGTTTAGTAAGATCGATCCTTGGTTTTTGGAGCAAATTTATGAGATAGTTAAATTTGAAGATAAGATCGATATGGATATCTTAAATAATGAAGAGCTACTGCGAGAGGCCAAAAGTATGGGCTTTTCAGACAAGATGATAGCTGTGCTTATAAATGAAAAAGACGATCTTGAGCTTAGCCAAAATGATATCTATTTTGCTAGGCAAAAGCTTGGCATCGAGCTTGAATACAACGAGGTTGATACTTGTGCGGGCGAGTTTAAGGCGCTAACCCCATATCTTTACTCAACCACAAATATCACTAAAATTCCTAAAAAAGAGCTAGCAAAAGACGCTAAAAAGGTGATGATAATAGGCGGCGGTCCAAACAGGATCGGCCAGGGTATAGAGTTTGACTACTGCTGCGTGCACGCAAGCTACGCCCTAAGAGATCTTGGCATAAAAACGATAATGTACAACTGCAATCCAGAAACCGTCTCAACCGACTACGACACGAGCGATATTTTGTATTTTGAGCCGATCGATTTTGAGCACGTTAGATCAGTCATCGAGCGTGAAAAGCCAGACGGTGTGATCGTACATTTTGGCGGCCAAACTCCACTTAAATTTGCAAAGCGTTTAAGCGTGATCGGTGCCAAGATCATCGGAACAACCGCAAGAGTGATCGATGTGGCAGAAGACAGAAAGAAATTTAGCGAATTTATAAATAAAATAGGCGTCCTTCAACCTAAAAATGACACCGCCACTAGCTTAGAGGAAGCCTTGCAAAAGGCCGCAACTATCGGCTATCCAGTGCTTGTTCGCCCAAGCTACGTTCTAGGCGGTAGGGCGATGAGAAGGGTGCATAATGAGAGCGAACTAAAAGAGTATATGAGTGAAGCGGTCAAAGTTAGCAACCACTCGCCAGTACTACTTGATAAATTTTTACAAGATGCAAAAGAGCTCGACGTAGACGCGATATGTGACGGCAAAGAGGTCTATATCGGTGCGATAATGGAGCACATCGAGGAGGCTGGAATTCACTCTGGCGACTCAGCTTGTATACTGCCACCGATGAGTTTAAGTGATGGAATGATAAAAAAAGTGGAGAAGCAAACCAGAGATATTGCTCTAAATTTAGGCGTTGTCGGCCTTATGAATATCCAGTTTGCTATATATGAAAACGAGCTTTATATGATCGAGGTAAATCCTCGCGCGAGTAGGACTGTGCCGTTTGTGAGCAAGGCTACTGGCGTGCCTATGGCAAAGGTAGCGACAAGAGTTATGTGGCAAGGAAATTTACGTGAAGCGCTTAAATTTTATGATGATTACAAAGTGGTTTATGAAGATGGCGACATCCTAAAACCTCGTGTTAGCTCGCACATTTGCGTAAAAGAGTGCGTGTTGCCGTTTAATAAGCTAAGTGGCGCCGATCTCATCCTTGGTCCTGAGATGAAGAGTACGGGTGAAGTAATGGGTATAAGCCACGATTTTGCAAGCTCGTTTGCAAAGAGCCAGATCGCTGCTAGCAATACTTTGCCAAGCAAAGGCAGGGTATTTTTAACGTTAGCTGACGCTGATAAATCTTACGCGCCAGACCTTGCAAGAGAGCTAATAGCGCTTGGCTTTAGCATCATCGCAACTGGCGGTACGCATAAAATTTTAAGTGAAGCTGGCGTTGAGGCTGAGTTTGTCTATAAGATAAGCGAAGGCAGGCCAAACGTCGAAGATAGGCTCAAAAACGGCGATATCGCACTTGTTATTAACACAAGCGATACAAAATCAAGCGTGGATGATGGTAAAAAGATCCGTCAAAACGTGCTTAGATTTAAAATTCCTTACTTTACAACGATCCGCGCAGCACTTGCTGCTGCTAAGTCGCTAAGTGCAGTTCAAACTGGCAAAGCACTTGAGGTAAAAAGCTTGCAAGAGTATTTATCTAAAAAATAA
- the carA gene encoding glutamine-hydrolyzing carbamoyl-phosphate synthase small subunit, producing MKAYIYIENGVFLEAKAFGAHGECAGELVFNTSMTGYEEIMSDPSYAGQFIVFTMPEIGIVGINEDDMESLRIHASGVIMRSYNETPSNYRSQKSLGKFFEEQGKFGVYDVDTRYLTKMLRDEGALMAYISTQISDKDELKRRLESSGRIENINYVKTVSAMDEYEHKKGAWDRNLKSYKPLKSIGKKIAVFDFGVKRNILNELCEIGLEVIVVPHDTKAEILIEKFKNGEINGVFLSNGPGEPKNLKAEIGEIKKMIEAKIPIFGICLGHQLLSNAFGYETYKLKFGQHGANHPVLNLETKAIEITTQNHNYNVPESIAEIAVVTHRNLFDNTIEGVRYKDYPIFSVQHHPEASGGPSESKYIFKQFLEIL from the coding sequence ATGAAAGCTTACATTTATATTGAAAATGGTGTTTTTTTAGAAGCAAAAGCTTTTGGTGCTCACGGCGAGTGTGCAGGTGAGCTCGTTTTTAATACCTCGATGACTGGCTACGAAGAGATCATGAGCGATCCAAGCTATGCTGGTCAGTTTATCGTCTTTACGATGCCAGAAATAGGCATAGTAGGTATAAACGAAGACGATATGGAGAGTCTTAGAATTCATGCAAGTGGCGTTATAATGAGAAGCTACAACGAGACTCCGTCAAACTACCGCTCACAAAAATCTTTGGGAAAATTTTTCGAAGAGCAAGGTAAATTTGGCGTTTATGACGTTGATACTAGATACCTCACAAAGATGCTGCGTGACGAGGGTGCCTTGATGGCTTATATCTCAACGCAGATAAGCGACAAAGATGAGCTAAAACGTAGGCTTGAAAGTAGCGGACGTATAGAAAATATAAACTATGTAAAAACAGTTAGTGCAATGGATGAATATGAGCACAAAAAAGGTGCATGGGATAGAAATTTAAAGTCATATAAGCCGCTAAAAAGTATTGGCAAAAAAATAGCTGTTTTTGACTTTGGTGTAAAGAGAAATATCTTAAACGAGCTATGTGAAATTGGCCTTGAAGTCATCGTCGTGCCACACGACACTAAGGCTGAAATTTTAATAGAAAAATTTAAAAACGGTGAGATAAATGGGGTATTTTTATCAAATGGTCCTGGTGAGCCAAAAAATTTAAAGGCTGAAATAGGCGAGATCAAAAAGATGATTGAGGCTAAGATACCTATATTTGGCATTTGTCTTGGACATCAGTTACTCTCAAACGCCTTTGGGTACGAGACATATAAGCTTAAATTTGGTCAGCACGGAGCAAATCACCCAGTGCTAAATTTAGAGACAAAAGCAATTGAGATAACAACACAAAATCACAACTACAACGTGCCAGAGAGCATCGCTGAAATAGCGGTTGTGACTCATAGAAATTTATTTGACAACACAATTGAGGGTGTGAGATACAAAGACTATCCGATCTTTTCAGTTCAGCACCACCCAGAAGCAAGTGGTGGTCCAAGTGAGAGTAAATATATATTTAAGCAGTTTTTAGAAATTTTATAA
- a CDS encoding response regulator transcription factor encodes MSKILNNLTVLIVENEGDGKKIVQEVMRDKFEKVITAQNGDEGLKKFKKYNPNMVITDVFMPIMNGLDMAKSIKEISKDTPIIVFSTNSEKETLLKAIDVGIDKYVLKPIDLDDFLVTLENVAKNKIETANIIQVTNGYSFNKIKRVLIRDGVEISLTKKELAFISLLIKRLGTLVLHDEIKNVVWVGESVTEAAIRTFVKRVRDKVGSNFIKNVPGLGYKIDRRLS; translated from the coding sequence ATGAGCAAGATTCTTAATAATCTAACTGTTCTTATCGTTGAAAATGAGGGAGATGGTAAAAAAATAGTACAAGAAGTTATGCGAGATAAATTCGAAAAAGTTATCACTGCTCAAAATGGCGATGAAGGACTTAAGAAATTTAAAAAATATAATCCAAATATGGTTATAACAGACGTTTTTATGCCTATAATGAATGGCCTTGATATGGCTAAAAGTATTAAAGAAATTTCAAAAGATACACCTATTATAGTTTTTAGCACAAATAGTGAAAAAGAAACACTTCTAAAAGCGATAGATGTTGGTATTGATAAATACGTTTTAAAGCCGATTGATCTTGATGATTTTTTGGTTACATTAGAAAATGTTGCTAAAAATAAGATAGAAACAGCAAATATTATTCAGGTTACAAATGGATATAGTTTTAATAAAATAAAACGTGTGCTTATCAGAGATGGTGTTGAAATTTCTCTTACAAAAAAAGAGCTTGCATTTATATCTTTACTCATAAAAAGACTTGGTACGCTTGTGCTTCACGATGAAATAAAAAATGTTGTTTGGGTTGGCGAGAGCGTGACAGAGGCTGCTATTAGGACCTTCGTTAAGCGTGTCAGAGATAAAGTCGGTAGTAATTTTATAAAAAATGTTCCTGGACTTGGTTACAAAATAGATAGAAGACTCTCCTAG
- a CDS encoding DUF507 family protein, which translates to MRLKLPHVPYISHKIAIDLLNCGFVRLNKGIEPIVAKTSEILTVDIQKERALDERANELLEKNEDEMQTMQIDRKNMFWLVKKKLAGEFDVILTHEDRFSNIAHKVLETIWKSGLVDYNVSENRVKNVIYNSIDEYLKSYEKIEDDVYEMMQNYKHKLIPGTDEYDLVFERLYQDELKKRGML; encoded by the coding sequence ATGCGTTTAAAACTCCCACACGTTCCGTATATTTCACATAAAATAGCAATAGATCTTCTAAATTGTGGTTTCGTAAGACTAAATAAAGGAATTGAGCCAATCGTAGCAAAAACAAGTGAAATTTTAACAGTCGATATTCAAAAAGAAAGAGCTTTAGATGAGCGAGCAAATGAGCTTTTGGAGAAAAATGAAGACGAAATGCAAACTATGCAAATTGACCGTAAAAACATGTTTTGGCTCGTTAAAAAGAAGCTTGCAGGTGAATTTGATGTAATCTTAACCCACGAAGATAGATTTAGCAATATCGCTCACAAAGTGCTTGAAACTATTTGGAAGAGTGGTCTTGTTGACTATAATGTATCTGAAAATCGCGTAAAAAATGTGATTTATAACTCAATAGACGAGTACTTAAAAAGCTATGAGAAGATAGAAGATGATGTTTATGAAATGATGCAAAATTATAAACATAAGCTAATCCCAGGAACTGATGAATATGATCTTGTCTTTGAGCGTTTGTATCAAGATGAGCTTAAAAAAAGAGGCATGCTTTGA
- a CDS encoding sulfite exporter TauE/SafE family protein, which translates to MQNINLYMIISVAFLSSFSHCVGMCSGFLSLQTLFFKGKSKREILMLSTLYSLARIFAYVVLGALFGAFGAVISFSMQVRGLIFFIIGLMIAFIGIALLFRGELLKFVENQKALNFVVRIAKTRIQKKNLTNFLLLGFLNGFLPCGVVYYFLALGILSANFIDSAFTMLVFGLCTLPAMLLASFVFGILNEKFKDIMFKISASIMIINGIYLSFLGYRANA; encoded by the coding sequence ATGCAAAATATAAACCTTTACATGATTATCTCAGTTGCATTTTTAAGTAGCTTTAGTCATTGTGTAGGTATGTGCAGCGGATTTTTGAGCTTACAGACTCTATTTTTTAAAGGCAAAAGCAAGAGAGAAATTTTAATGCTAAGTACGCTTTATAGTCTAGCTAGAATTTTTGCTTATGTAGTTTTAGGAGCTTTGTTTGGTGCCTTTGGAGCTGTTATTAGCTTTAGCATGCAAGTAAGAGGTTTGATATTTTTCATAATTGGCTTAATGATCGCGTTTATCGGCATTGCCTTGCTTTTTAGGGGCGAGCTTTTAAAATTTGTAGAGAATCAAAAGGCACTTAATTTTGTAGTAAGAATTGCAAAAACGAGGATTCAAAAGAAAAATTTAACAAATTTTTTATTACTTGGTTTTTTAAATGGCTTTTTACCTTGTGGTGTGGTTTATTATTTTTTGGCACTTGGGATTTTAAGTGCAAATTTTATTGATTCGGCTTTTACAATGCTTGTATTTGGTCTTTGCACATTGCCAGCTATGCTTTTAGCTAGCTTTGTATTTGGAATTTTAAATGAAAAATTTAAAGACATAATGTTTAAGATTTCAGCTAGCATAATGATAATAAATGGAATTTATCTATCATTTTTAGGATATAGAGCAAATGCTTAA